TTAGCTGTGTTCTGGCTGTGATGTGTCAGCCTTGTTTCCTGTGTTGTAGTATTAGCTGTGTTCTGGCTGTGATGTGTCAGCCTTGTTTCCTGTGTTGTAGTATTAGCTGTGTTCTGGCTGTGATGTGTCAGCCTTGTTTCCTGTGTTGTAGTACTAGCTGTGTTCTGGCTGTGATGTCAGCCTTGTTTCCTGTGTTGTAGTACTAGCTGTGTTCTGGCTGTGATGTGTCAGCCTTGTTTCCTGTGTTGTAGTATTAGCTGTGTTCTGGCTGTGATGTGTCAGCCTTGTTTCCTGTGTTGTAGTACTAGCTGTGTTCTGGCTGTGATGTCAGCCTTGTTTCCTGTGTTGTAGTATTAGCTGTGTTCTGGCTGTGATGTGTCAGCCTTGTTTCCTGTGTTGTAGTATTAGCTGTGTTCTGGCTGTGATGTGTCAGCCTTGTTTCCTGTGTTGTAGTATTAGCTGTGTTCTGGCTGTGATGTGTCAGCCTTGTTTCCTGTGTTGTAGTATTAGCTGTGTTCTGGCTGTGATGTGTCAGCCTTGTTTCCTGTGTTGTAGTACTAGCTGTGTTCTGGCTGTGATGTCAGCCTTGTTTCCTGTGTTGTAGTACTAGCTGTGTTCTGGCTGTGATGTCAGCCTATTGCTGTCAGCCCCAGGAAGAAGCTACATTAAAGTACATTACTGTATTGCCTCAGGAAGCCTTCTGGCTCCTGTGTTGCAGACAGATGAGAGATCCAGCCAAGCCAGGTTCTGCTCTCTCTAGCCTGCAGTCTGTAGATCACAGCCAGACACCTCCAAAATAATTAcacctcctccctctgttcttcctctcctcctgtccacaCCTAAACCCCTCAAGAACCTGTGTCATCAACCCTCCCCTCCACAACTCCAGCCTCAGGTACTGACCCAGATGCTGCTCTCTCCAGCCCACATCACAGCCAGACTCCTCCAAAAACAGTACACCTCCTCCAGCACTTCCAAAATAATTAcacatccatctctcctccctctcgcatcacctcacctcacctcacctcacctcacctcacctcacctcagctCTCCTCACCTCAActcaactctcctccctctcacctcacctctcctccctctcacctcacctcaactctcctccctctcacctcacctcagctctcctccctctcacctctcctctcctctcctccctctcacctcacctcaactctcctccctctcacctcacctcacctctcctctcctctcctccctctcacctctcctctcctccctctcgcctcgcctcacctcacctcaactctcctccctctcgccTCACCTcagctctcctccctctcacctcacctctcctctcctccctctcgcctcgcctcacctcacctcaactctcctccctctcacctcacctctcctccctctcacctcacctcagctctcctcacctcacctcacctcacctcacctcacctcagctctcctccctctcacctcacctctcctctcctccctctcacctcacctcatctctcctcacctcagctcagctcacctcacctcacctcacctcacctcagctctcctccctctcacctcacctctcatctcctccctctcacctcacctcagctctcctcacctcacctcacctcacctcagctctcctccctctcacctcacctctcctctcctccctctcacctcACCTCAGCTCTCCTCACCTCAGCTCACCTCACctcaactctcctccctctcgcctcacctcacctcacctgtcctctcctccctctcacctcacctcacctcacctcagctctcctcacctcacctcacctcacctcacctcacctcacctcacctctcctctcctctcctctcctctcctctcctctcctcccctcacctcagctctcctcacctcacctcacctcacctcacctctcctctcctctcctccctctcacctcacctcacctcacctcacctcacctcacctcacctcacctcacctcacctcacctcaactctcctccctctcgcctcacctcacctctcctctcctccctctcacctcacctcagctctcctcacctcacctcacctcaactctcctccctctcgcctcacctcacctcacctcacctctcctctcctccctctcacctcACCTCAACTCTTCTccctctcgcctctcctctcctctcctctcctctcctctcctctcctctcctctcctctcctctcctctcctctcctctccgtgtGTATTCAGACTGCAGTGTGTTGTCGTGACTCCTCTCAGTGTGTATTCAGACTGCAGTGTGTTGTTGTGACTCCTCTCAGTGTGTATTCAGACTGCAGTGTGTTGTTGTGACTCCTCTCAGTGTGTATTCAGACTGCAGTGTGTTGTTGTGACTCCTCTCAGTGTGTATTCAGACTGCAGTGTGTTGTTGTGACTCCTCTCAGTGTGTTTTCAGACTGCAGTGTGTTGTTGTGACTCCTCTCAGTGTGTATTCAGACTGCAGTGTGTTGTGACTCCTCTCAGTGTGTATTCAGACTGCAGTGTGTTGTTGTGACTCCTCTCAGTGTGTATTCAGACTGCAGTGTGTTGTTGTGACTCCTCTCAGTGTGTATTCAGACTGCAGTGTGTTGTGACTCCTCTCAGTGTGTATTCAGACTGCAGTGTGTTGTTGTGACTCCTCTCAGTGTGTATTCAGACTGCAGTGTGTTGTTGTGACTCCTCTCAGTGTGTATTCAGACTGCAGTGTGTTGTGACTCCTCTCAGTGTGTATTCAGACTACAGTGTGTTGTCGTGACTCCTCTCAGTGTGTATTCAGACTGCAGTGTGTTGTTGTGACTCCTCTGTGTGTATTCAGACTACAGTGTGTTGTTGAGACTCCTCTCAGTGTGTATTCAGACTGAAGTGTGTTGTTGAGACTCCTCTCAGTGTGTATTCAGACTACAGTGTGTTGTTGAGACTCCTCTCAGTGTGTATTCAGACTGCAGTGTGTTGTTGTGACTCCTCTCAGTGTGTATTCAGACTGCAGTGTGTTGTTGAGACTCCTCTCAGTGTGTATTCAGACTGCAGTGTGTTGTTGTGACTCCTCTCAGTGTGTATTCAGACTGCAGTGTGTTGTTGAGACTCCTCTCAGTGTGTATTCAGACTACAGTGTGTTGTCGTGACTCCTCTCAGTGTGTATTCAGACTGCAGTGTGTTGTTGAGACTCCTCTCAGTGTGTATTCAGACTACAGTGTGTTGTCGTGACTCCTCTCAGTGTGTATTCAGACTGCATTGTGTTGTTGAGACTCCTCTCAGTGTGTATTCAGACTGAAGTGTGTTGTTGAGACTCCTCTCAGTGTCTATTCAGACTacagtgtgttgttgtgactCCTCTCAGTGTGTATTCAGACTGCAGTGTGTTGTTGTGACTCCTCTCGGTGTGTATTCAGACTGCAGTGTGTTGTTGTGACTCCTCTCAGTGTGTATTCAGACTGCAGTGTGTTGTTGTGACTCCTCTCAGTGTGTATTCAGACTGCAGTGTGTTGTTGAGACTCCTCTCAGTGTGTATTCAGACTGCAGTGTGTTGTTGTGACTCCTCTCAGTGTGTATTCAGACTGCAGTGTGTTGTTGAGACTCCTCTCAGTGTGTATTCAGACTGCAGTGTGTTGTTGAGACTCCTCTCAGTGTGTATTCAGACTGCAGTGTGTTGTTGAGACTCCTCTCAGTGTGTATTCAGACTGCAGTGTGTTGTTGAGACTCCTCTCAGTGTGTATTCAGACTGCAGTGTGTTGTTGAGACTCCTCTCAGTGTGTATTCAGACTGCAGTGTGTTGTTGTGACTCCTCTCAGTGTGTATTCAGACTGCAGTGTGTTGTTGTGACTCCTCTCAGTGTGTTTTCAGACTGCAGTGTGTTGTTGTGACTCCTCTCAGTGTGTATTCAGACTGCAGTGTGTTGTGACTCCTCTCAGTGTGTATTCAGACTGCAGTGTGTTGTTGTGACTACTCTCAGTGTGTATTCAGACTGCAGTGTGTTGTTGTGACTCCTCTCAGTGTGTATTCAGACTGCAGTGTGTTGTTGTGACTCCTCTCAGTGTGTATTCAGACTGCAGTGTGTTGTTGTGACTCCTCTCAGTGTGTATTCAGACTGCAGTGTGTTGTTGTGACTCCTCTCAGTGTGTATTCAGACTGCAGTGTGTTGTTGTGACTCCTCTCGGTGTGTATTCAGACTGCAGTGTGTTGTTGTGACTCCTCTCAGTGTGTATTCAGACTGCAGTGTGTTGTTGTGACTCCTCTCAGTGTGTATTCAGACTGCAGTGTGTTGTTGTGACTCCTCTCAGTGTGTATTCAGACTGCAGTGTGTTGTGACTCCTCTCAGTGTGTATTCAGACTACAGTGTGTTGTCGTGACTCCTCTCAGTGTGTATTCAGACTGCAGTGTGTTGTTGTGACTCCTCTGTGTGTATTCAGACTACAGTGTGTTGTTGAGACTCCTCTCAGTGTGTATTCAGACTGCAGTGTGTTGTTGTGACTCCTCTCAGTGTGTATTCAGACTGCAGTGTGTTGTTGAGACTCCTCTCAGTGTGTATTCAGACTGCAGTGTGTTGTTGTGACTCCTCTCAGTGTGTATTCAGACTGCAGTGTGTTGTTGAGACTCCTCTCAGTGTGTATTCAGACTACAGTGTGTTGTCGTGACTCCTCTCAGTGTGTATTCAGACTGCATTGTGTTGTTGAGACTCCTCTCAGTGTGTATTCAGACTACAGTGTGTTGTCGTGACTCCTCTCAGTGTGTATTCAGACTGCATTGTGTTGTTGAGACTCCTCTCAGTGTGTATTCAGACTGCAGTGTGTTGTTGAGACTCCTCTCAGTGTGTATTCAGACTGAAGTGTGTTGTTGAGACTCCTCTCAGTGTCTATTCAGACTacagtgtgttgttgtgactCCTCTCAGTGTGTATTCAGACTGCAGTGTGTTGTTGTGACTCCTCTCGGTGTGTATTCAGACTGCAGTGTGTTGTTGTGACTCCTCTCAGTGTGTATTCAGACTGCAGTGTGTTGTTGTGACTCCTCTCAGTGTGTATTCAGACTGCAGTGTGTTGTTGAGACTCCTCTCAGTGTGTATTCAGACTGCAGTGTGTTGTTGTGACTCCTCTCAGTGTGTATTCAGACTGCAGTGTGTTGTTGAGACTCCTCTCAGTGTGTATTCAGACTGCAGTGTGTTGTTGAGACTCCTCTCAGTGTGTATTCAGACTGCAGTGTGTTGTTGAGACTCCTCTCAGTGTGTATTCAGACTGCAGTGTGTTGTTGAGACTCCTCTCAGTGTGTATTCAGACTGCAGTGTGTTGTTGAGACTCCTCTCAGTGTGTATTCAGACTGCAGTGTGTTGTTGTGACTCCTCTCAGTGTGTATTCAGACTGCAGTGTGTTGTTGTGACTCCTCTCAGTGTGTATTCAGACTGCAGTGTGTTGTTGTGACTCCTCTCAGTGTGTATTCAGACTGCAGTGTGTTGTTGTGACTCCTCTCAGTGTGTATTCAGACTGCAGTGTGTTGTTGAGACTCCTCTCAGTGTGTATTCAGACTGCAGACTGTTTACTGTTTACTGAGTTTGTTATCACCTTGAATGATTAAATCCACGTTTGGACTCCTTCTCCTTTCTTCTGACCACTGTGACATTGCATTGCAGTGTTTTGTTAGGATTATTGGCGTCATCGGTGTCATTCAGTGAGTTTGTTATTGGTGTGCGAGCTGTGTTCATGAAGCTCGTCTGTTCAGCTTTTGTTCTCCTTCCTAAAGGCCCACGTCTCTCCTTGACTCTTGACAAGTCATTCTGCATTTCGTTTTAATCGCCAAGCTTTAGTGGCTTGTAAGGACCATTAACGTTTTAAACTTCCCATAATTGAAATCTCAAATGGCCACTTAAGCAAGATTGAACTAATTAAGGCTTCTGCCAAAAGAAGCGTTCAGTCTCCCTGTTGTGGCTGGAAATACATGTTCTCTTCCCAGCCGTACACCTTGTTTATGTTCTGGAATCATGGGAAAAATGTTCTTTCGCTCCATCCTTATAATAACAACATAAGTTGTTGCTTCTTTGAAATGAACACATGCACATCAAAACCCCACGTCCAAGGTGATTGGTCTCGTGTTGCTAATTGGCATGACGCTTGCAACGTCAGGGCTGTGGGTTCGATccgagaggaagaggtgaagcggGAGGGTTTTAGCATGTGTGGCACAAATCCCACTCAAGTCATGGGACCGACGTTAGCATTTTTTCACGCATCAAATCATTCAATAGTATCTCAAGTggattgtgaagctcaacaaaggGGATAAACAGGGGATAAACAAGGCATAAACAGGGAATAAACAGGAGATGAACAGGGAATAAACAGGTGATACACAGGGAATAAACAGGGAACAATCAGAGGATGAACAGGGGACAAACAGGGAACAAACGGGATAAGAAATGGCGTAAACAGGGAATAAACAGGGAATAAACAGGATAAACAGGGGATAAACAGGGGATGAACAGGGGATAAACAGGGTAAACAGGATAAACAGGGTAAACAGGGGATAAACAGGGAATAAACATGGAATATACAGGATAAACAGGGAATAAACAGGATAAACAGGATAAACAGGGTAAACAGGGGATAAACAGGGAATAAACAGGGTAAACAGGGGATAAACAGGGGATAAACAGGGGATAAACAGGGAATAAACAGGGTAAACAGGGGTTAAACAGGGAATAAACAGGGAATAAACAGGGTAAACAGGGGATAAACAGGGGATAAACAGGGGATAAACAGGGAATAAACAGGATAAACAGGGAATAAACAGGATAAACAGGATAAACAGGATAAACAGGGAATAAACAAGGGATAAACAGGGGATAAACAGGGTAAACAGGGGATAAACAGGGAATAAACAGGATAAACAGGATAAACAGGGTAAACAGGATAAACAGGGGATAAACAGGGGATAAACAGGGGATAAACAGGGGATAAACAGGGGATAAACAGGGGATAAACAGGATAAACAGGGGATAAACAGGATAAACAGGGTAAACAGGATAAACAGGGGATAAACAGGGTATAAACAGGGGATAAACAGGGGATAAACAGGATAAACAGGGGATAAACAGGATAAACAGGGTAAACAGGATAAACAGGGAATAAACAGGGAATAAACAGGGTAAACAGGATAAACAGGGGATAAACAGGGAATAAACAGGGAATAAACAGGGGATAAACAGGGGATAAACAGGATAAACAGGGAATAAACAGGATAAACAGGGGATAAACAGGGAATAAACAGGGTAAACAGGGGATAAACAGGATAAACAGGATAAACAGGATAAACAGGGTAAACAGGATAAACAGGATAAACAGGGAATAAACAGGATAAACAGGATAAACAGGGAATAAACAGGATAAACAGGGGATAAACAGGGAATAAACAGGGGATAAACAGGGGATAAACAGGGAATAAACAGGGTAAACAGGGAATAAACAGGATAAACAGGATAAACAGGATAAACAGGGAATAAACATGGAATATACAGGATAAACAGGGTAAACAGGATAAACAGGGAATAAACAGGGATAAACAGGGTATAAACAGGGAATAAACAGGATAAACAGGGGATAAACAGGGTAAACAGGGGATAAACAGGGTAAACAGGGGATAAACAGGGGATAAACATGGAATATACAGGATAAACAGGGTAAACAGGATAAACAGGGAATAAACAGGGATAAACAGGGGATAAACAGGATAAACAGGGAATAAACAGGGAATAAACAGGGGATAAACAGGGGATAAACAGGATAAACAGGGGATAAACAGGGAATAAACAGGGGATAAACAGGGGATAAACAGGGGATAAACAGGGAATAAACAGGGAATAAACAGGGAATAAACAGGATAAACAGGGAATAAACAGGGGATAAACAGGGAATAAACAGGATAAACAGGGAATAAACAGGGGATAAACAGGGAATAAACAGGACAAACAGGGGACAAACAGGGGATAAACAGGATAAACAGGGAATAAACAGGATAAACAGGGAATAAACAGGGGATAAACAGGGAATAAACAGGGAATAAACAGGATAAACAGGGGATAAACAGGGGATAAACAGGGAATAAACAGGGAATAAACAGGGGATAAACAGGGGATAAACAGGGAATAAACAGGGAATAAACAGGATAAACAGGGAATAAACAGGGAATAAACAGGATAAACAGGGAATAAACAGGATAAACAGGGAATAAACAGGGGATAAACAGGGAATAAACAGGGAATAAACAGGGGATAAACAGGGGATAAACAGGGAATAAACAGGGAATAAACAGGATAAACAGGATAAACAGGGAATAAACAGGATAAACAGGGGATAAACAGGGGATAAACAGGGAATAAACAGGGGATAAACAGGGAATAAACAGGGAATAAACAGGGGATAAACAGGGGATAAACAGGGAATAAACAGGGAATAAACAGGATAAACAGGATAAACAGGGAATAAACAGGATAAACAGGGAATAAACAGGGGATAAACAGGGAATAAACAGGGGATAAACAGGGAATAAACAGGGAATAAACAGGATAAACAGGGGATAAACAGGGAATAAACAGGATAAACAGGGGATAAACAGGGAATAAACAGGGGATAAACAGGGGATAAACAGGGAATAAACAGGATAAACAGGATAAACAGGGATAAACAGGGAATAAACAGGATAAACAGGATAAACAGGGAATAAACATGGAATATACAGGATAAACAGGGAATAAACAGGGAATAAACAGGGGATAAACAGGATAAACAGGGAATAAACAGGGGATAAACAGGGGGTAAACAGGATAAACAGGATAAACAGGGAATAAACAGGGAATAAACAGGGAATAAACAGGGATAAACAGGGGATAAACAGGGAATAAACAGGATACACAGGGAATAAACAGGATAAACAGGATAAACAGGATAAACAGGGAATAAACAGGGTACAAACAGGGGatgaacaggggacaaacatagAAAGTGAGACCAGAGGGTATTCTCATTTCATGCATTTCATGcattaatttttttaaacatttattatTTGCAAGTGGGCTACAAAAAAATTGTTAAATACATTGTATACACAATTATCTattcaatattattattttttttatatattttttatttgcaaGTGGGCTACAAAGTGTTTAGCTCATAAGTTACCTATAAAGTAAAGGGTTTTGGAACCATCAATTATTCACATAGTTTTGTGATGATCAGATTTCCATTGGCAGTTCATGTCAGTTCTCCTGAGCTGTGATTCTGTCTAGTTTAGCCTCTACAGAGTGAAGGGAATGCAGtccaaaatgggggggggggtcacttcaACAGACATTGATAGGACCATACCTAGTCCCACAATGTGCCACTGCAACAGCTACAGTACACATATCAATTGCCACACGACTCTCTGGTTATTTTGAAGACCATGGATTATAAAAACTCCTTGAGGTGATTCATAGCCATTTCAGTTTGGTGGGTAATGTTTTTAAACACATTACAACTGTATGACGTAAAGCTTAATTTTCTCCTGCAAAAATGTGTTTCAGAAACAAAAGAGGATGAACTGTACATTTGAAAAAGTCCCGTGTGGAATATCTCAGAACGTTCGTGATTTGTTTCCAAGAGGTACAACGTTGTCTGGGGGGTTTTATGCCGGTGCCACGGTGGAAACCTCTGTTTTTGATGTAGACACCTCCGAGCCGTCGTCTACTTCCTTGCCAAAGAGCTGCATGATGCACGTACGGAACTGGaagacaagaagaagaagaagaagaagaagaaggaggagaagaagaagaaggagaagaagaagaaggagaagaagaatgtAACATGAAGAGAGAagcttttcaaaataaaagtctacATTTAATTAAGACATGAGGCCTTTAATAACTATTTTAGTAGTAAATGGATCGAAGTATCGCAGCTATCAAACAAACACACCTGTTTATTCATGAAGACGTAGATCACTGGATTCCAGATGGTGGCGCTTTTGGCAAAGTAGGCCGGCAGAGCGGCAGCCAGAGGGTGAAAAGCATACCCGGGGTTAGCCGCAGCAAAGCAGGCAAAGGCCGTGTAAGGTCCCCAGCAGACACAGTAAGCAAAAATCATGACAACAACCATCCTGGACACTTCCTTCTCAGCCTTCTGTGTTGACTCAGAGTCTTTCTGCTGCGCGGCAACCTGTGGTCATCCAGACGGAGTATCACACGGTTAGATGTAACCCTCTAATATGCATTTTCATTCGGTACAACATAGCTGCTTGCTACAGTATAATATATTTGAAATATCCCTTACAGCACGGATGGCCAGCCACACGAACAGGTAACAGAAGACGATCACTCCCAGGGGCAGGAAGCAACATGTAATCATCAGAACGATCATGTATGACAGGACTCCAGGATCCTCGTTGCCTCCGAACACATCAGGTCCACAGGAAGTCTTCAGTCCATGAGGCCAGTACCTGacggagggagagaaacacagagacggGTTTGAATAATGAAACCTTTTTTGAACAAAGTGACTTTTTTTTCAATCCTCAGCGAAAGAAAAAGAGACGATGTCTCACCTGCTCCAGCCGAAGATAGGAGGGGCGCACCAGaaagcagaccagacccaggAGAAGATAATACCCCCCATGGCCCATTTAGCATCAAACTTGACATTTCCAAAGGGCTTACACACCACCACCCATCTCTCCCAGGAGATAACAGCCAGAGACCACAGACCAGCAATACCTGCATTAGATATACACATTAGATATACAAAAAATATCCATTCTGATTACTGTCACTATGCTATGGTGTTTTAGCAACAGCCAATTAGTCTTTATCAGCGCTGTGTAGCAATGTAGAATTACCTCGTGTGGTGTtcgggtctgtgggacccattttcaatgtttactaaaagaaaaatgatacaacttttttttttttcaatctgagactcattggccttggctCATTTCCTGTGAAGAACATAtaaaagaacacattttcattgagtgcacactgCACCTccctacacatttatattacatatgtggtgttcgggtccactggacccgagggtaataaaagtgtggaaaagtgtgtgtgtaggtgaaaacaagtaaaaatgaaacaaataggtttgctgtgtgccttcactctgtcttcctcttccctgggcctgctgtttcaacatagcaccaataacctgtctgtctccctgcctgtctacctgtctcctGCTTTTCTGgcactctttaccctttgtagtgtgtgaaactacacaatgtcttgcgggaacctgcacaatgttattacaatacattatttcaagACATTATTTCAAGACATTGTTAAACATGCTGTATTTTCCCACACTCTACCCAAGCCAGGTGCAAATTGtgggagggacacaacaaataaatagctttgcatgtgtggctccttaccacaatcaatcgGTATGCCAAAAATAATCCCTGCTCAGAGGGCCTTACAAATACTTTTTGCAGAGAAAGAAGGTAGTGAGGAAGACATTTCAGAATATGAGGATAATGTCTCTGTCAATTTGGAGTCTGATGGTGAGTTGGAAGAtgaggatgagattgaccctcagccagccccaggaccagcccgtcagcagccagccccaggaccagccggtcagcagccagccccaggaccagcccatcagcagccagccccaggaccagccggtcagcagccagccccaggaccagcccgtcagcagccagccccaggaccagccggtcagcagccagccccaggaccagcacgtcagcagccagccccaggaccagcccatcagcagccagccccaggaccagcccatcagcagccagccccaggaccagcacgtcagcagccagccccaggaccagcccgtcagcagccagccccaggaccagccggtcagcagccagccccaggaccagcctgtcagcagccagccccaggaccagcccgtcagcagccagcccc
This DNA window, taken from Salvelinus namaycush isolate Seneca chromosome 38, SaNama_1.0, whole genome shotgun sequence, encodes the following:
- the LOC120031912 gene encoding red-sensitive opsin-like yields the protein MAELGVFAARRQEDTTRESGFAYTNSNHTKDPFEGPNYHIAPRWVYNISTLWMLFVVVASTFTNGLVLVATAKFKKLQHPLNWILVNLAFADIAETLLASTISVCNQMFGYFILGHPMCVFEGFTVATCGIAGLWSLAVISWERWVVVCKPFGNVKFDAKWAMGGIIFSWVWSAFWCAPPIFGWSRYWPHGLKTSCGPDVFGGNEDPGVLSYMIVLMITCCFLPLGVIVFCYLFVWLAIRAVAAQQKDSESTQKAEKEVSRMVVVMIFAYCVCWGPYTAFACFAAANPGYAFHPLAAALPAYFAKSATIWNPVIYVFMNKQFRTCIMQLFGKEVDDGSEVSTSKTEVSTVAPA